Part of the Subtercola frigoramans genome, TGGCGTCGTGAGCCGCCCCCAGCAGAGTGGCTGACGTCGCGCCGAGCGCATAACCCACGCCCTGGATCATGGCCGAAAGGCCGCGGGCGTGCGTGCCGTTCAGAGCGAGCTGCACGATCAGCATGAAGACGATGGTGATTCCGCCGCCCTGGGCGACACCACCGAAGAAGCCCCAGACGAACCAGGCCGAGGGGTCGAATAGAAGGCCGACCGGGCAGCTGACCCAGAGAATGGCGACCAGCACGAAGGTTCGGGGAATGCCGGTCCGCGTCGACAACAGCGGTACTCCCAGCGCCCCGACGACGGCTGCGATCTGGAAGATCGACGAACTCGATCCGGCCGCCGTGACCGACAGCCCCACCTCGTCTTCGAGGATCGTCGGGAACCACGCGGTCACCCCATAGTACGAGAAGGCCTGGCCGGCGAACGCCAGCGAGAGCAGCAGAGCAGAGGCACTTCGCCACGTGCGGGCATGCACCCCTTGGATGCTGGGAATCGACTGGGTGTCGATCGCCACCGTCTCGAAGGCGCCTGATTCGAGCTTCGGCCTGAGCGGACCCACGTGGAAGGCGGCCCGGGGGCCGATCGCCAGAAGCCAGCCCACTGTGGCGATGATGGCGAACCCTCCCCACGCCAGCAGGGCGGCCTGCCAGCCGAACGCCTGCGCGAGCGGTGCGGTCGCGAGCGAGGTGATCATCGAACTCACGTTCATGGCCGAGGTGTACGAGCCGGTGACGATCCCCACTCTGCGTGGGGGAACATCCCGGCGGATCAGCACCGGCACCACCACATTGCCGACGGTGATGAACGCACCCATGATGATGGTGCCCACAAAGACGGCCTCCACGCCGCCGGCCGAACGGATGATCGTACCGAGCCCCACGCCGATGACCGTGACGGTCGTGGCGAAGTTGGCCCCTGCTCTGCC contains:
- a CDS encoding MFS transporter, whose protein sequence is MPTVSTRTFPWPVVIGIVLIGLVLRGPIIAVAPISGILRSDLGLTAAQVGLLTTLPVLCFAIITPFASFFVGRAGANFATTVTVIGVGLGTIIRSAGGVEAVFVGTIIMGAFITVGNVVVPVLIRRDVPPRRVGIVTGSYTSAMNVSSMITSLATAPLAQAFGWQAALLAWGGFAIIATVGWLLAIGPRAAFHVGPLRPKLESGAFETVAIDTQSIPSIQGVHARTWRSASALLLSLAFAGQAFSYYGVTAWFPTILEDEVGLSVTAAGSSSSIFQIAAVVGALGVPLLSTRTGIPRTFVLVAILWVSCPVGLLFDPSAWFVWGFFGGVAQGGGITIVFMLIVQLALNGTHARGLSAMIQGVGYALGATSATLLGAAHDATGAWTVPLSIVVVSTLVFSAAGLAGAIRANRTRPLSH